Proteins encoded within one genomic window of Thermogemmata fonticola:
- a CDS encoding bifunctional nuclease family protein, which translates to MELRRIIINELGEQQIIVLKEVDGERGFPIVIGTYEAASIDRRVRGISTPRPMTHDLVASVIEQMGGEIQDILISDLIEGTYYARLRIRREGELIEVDCRPSDAIAVAVTVGVPIYVNESVLGEAMEGE; encoded by the coding sequence ATGGAGCTTCGCCGGATCATTATCAATGAATTGGGAGAGCAGCAGATCATCGTCCTCAAAGAGGTCGATGGCGAGCGCGGTTTTCCCATCGTCATTGGCACCTACGAAGCCGCTAGTATCGATCGACGGGTTCGCGGCATCAGTACGCCACGCCCTATGACGCACGATCTGGTAGCATCTGTGATTGAACAGATGGGCGGGGAGATACAGGATATTCTGATTAGCGACCTGATCGAAGGTACTTACTATGCGCGATTGCGAATTCGCAGGGAAGGCGAGCTGATCGAAGTGGATTGCCGGCCTAGCGATGCGATTGCCGTGGCCGTGACAGTGGGGGTGCCCATTTACGTCAATGAATCCGTTCTAGGGGAGGCGATGGAAGGGGAGTAG
- a CDS encoding thioredoxin family protein translates to MNLFDKFSLALPLQEYLQHYGTDTDRQKWQRMAELIQLTDEQQQLLRSFRRQMNVLVLAGAWCGDCVNQCPIFERFAEVAPVIVTRYLDRDAHPDVQEALLINGGRRVPVVVFFSEDGYEVARYGDRTLSRYRQLAGELRGVGCPTGLAPTDDPALGQVVQDWLNEFERVQWILRLSPRLRQKHGD, encoded by the coding sequence ATGAATCTGTTTGATAAGTTCTCCTTGGCCCTGCCACTCCAGGAGTATTTGCAACACTACGGCACGGACACTGACCGGCAAAAGTGGCAACGTATGGCGGAGTTGATCCAACTCACGGACGAGCAACAACAACTGTTACGCTCTTTCCGCCGACAGATGAATGTATTGGTCCTTGCAGGTGCCTGGTGTGGCGATTGCGTCAATCAATGTCCGATTTTTGAGCGCTTCGCAGAAGTCGCTCCGGTGATTGTGACCCGCTATTTGGACCGGGATGCCCATCCTGATGTCCAGGAAGCTCTATTGATCAACGGCGGACGGCGCGTCCCGGTGGTGGTGTTCTTCTCCGAAGACGGTTACGAGGTGGCTCGCTATGGTGATCGGACCTTGAGTCGATACCGGCAATTGGCCGGCGAACTCCGCGGCGTAGGATGCCCCACTGGTTTGGCTCCTACGGACGACCCTGCATTAGGCCAAGTCGTCCAGGATTGGCTCAATGAGTTTGAACGTGTCCAGTGGATACTCCGTTTATCCCCCCGGTTGCGGCAAAAACATGGGGATTAG